The Chitinophaga pinensis DSM 2588 region ATGGAAGACCTGGTCGCGCACCTCAAAACAACCGTAGGTGAAGTAGCCAGCATCACCGGCCGTTACTATGCAATGGACCGTGATAAACGCTGGGAACGCGTGAAACTCGCATATGACGCGATGGTACATGGTACCGGTACGCCTACCCAGGACGTTGTAAACGCGATCAGAGCATCCTATGCAGATGGCGTAACCGACGAATTTATCAAGCCGATCATCGCTACCGATTCACAGCTGAATCCGATCGCAACTATCACAGAAGGCGATGCAGTACTCTGCTTTAACTTCCGTACTGACCGTTGCCGCGAGATCACACAGGTACTGACCCAGCAGGCATTCCCTGATTTCGGTATGAACCCGCTGGCGCTGCATTATACCACCATGACCGAATATGACAAAACCTACAAAGGTGTACATGTTATATTCGAAAATGACAACCTGCAGAATACCCTCGGCGAAGTACTGGAAGCAAACAACCGCAGCCAGATCCGTATCGCTGAAACAGAAAAATATCCGCACGTTTCCTTCTTCTTCTCCGGTGGACGTGAGAAAGAATTCCAGGGCGAACGCCGTCTGATCGTTGCTTCTCCGAAAGTAGCGACTTACGACCTGCAACCTGAAATGAGCGCTTACGAAGTTACCAGCACCATCGTGCCTGAAATAGAAAGCAAATCAGCTGATTTTATCTGTCTGAACTTTGCCAACGCCGACATGGTTGGCCATACCGGTATATGGGAAGCTGCTATCAAAGCGGTAGAAACAGTAGATACCTGTGTGGAGAAAGTAGTTACCGCAGCCCTGAAAAACAATTATACCGTTTTCCTTACTGCTGACCACGGTAATGCTGATTTCATGATCAACAATGATGGTACGCCAAATACAGCGCATACCACCAACCTGGTTCCTTACTTCATTATCAGCAATGATTTTAAAGGTGCGGTAAAACCTGGTAAACTGGGCGACGTTGCTCCAACCATTCTGACACTGATGGATCTCTCCATCCCGAAAGAAATGACCGGCAACATCCTGATCTAAGTAGTATAGCTCATTGATAGGAAAGCTGTCCGCCTTACGGCGCGACAGCTTTTTTTATATTATTTCAATGCTGTAACTATTCGCGTAGATAATACGTTTTACGTTTTTTAGTGCTCTCGACAGATTTGCTCATGCATTAGATGCGCCGTCTTTACGGCGCATTAACTTTTTTATATGGTTTGCTTTCAGACAGATGCGCGGCGCATTAAAGCATCTTCCCTAAATTTGCAGCATGGATCATCGTTTTTCATGGATACTGATGGCCGTCGCTGCCCTCTGCGCCTCCTGCAGTAACAGCAACGGAGGGCAACAAGGCAAGGCATTGGCTTACAGGGATCTCAAAGGATACTTTCAGGAAGAACTGAATACTATTTCTACGAATAAACCTGCATTACAGAAGACAATCGTCATGAACGGACAAAGGGACAGCATTACCATCGCCACTCCCGATTCCGCCCAGCTCCAGCACCTGCTGGCCCCTTTTCTCGAAGTAGACCTGAATAAACCCTCCCTCAGCGGTGCATACGATACCATTCTGCTGGCCGACCAGTTCTCCGGTACCCATTCCCTCATGTACAAGGCAAGAAATGCAGCCACCGTACCCCAGGAAGTGATTATGGATATTGACAACCAGCAGCATATTACCAACGTGCAGATGAATAAGCATGTGGAAAACCTGGTATACGAATACCAGCAAAACCTGGTGTATCAGCAAAACAAACATATCCGCATTGTAACCTGGCAAAAGATCGCTTTTCTGCCCGCCAGGGAACTGGATGTGAAAGTCCTGCTCAGACACCCCTAACTGATTTTCTTAGAACATGACAGCAGCGGAGTTTCAACAAATATCACATACAATACCCCTTCAGCCTGGTATTTACAAGTATTACAGCGAAGCAGGCGAACTGCTTTATGTAGGAAAAGCTAAAAGCCTGCGCAAAAGGGTCAGCTCTTATTTTGTTAAGAATCATGATAACTACAAGACCCGTAAGCTTGTAGAAAACATCCACCATATTGAATTTACCATCGTTGGCTCTGAACAGGATGCCTTCCTGCTGGAAAACTCGCTGATCAAACAGTTCCAGCCCAAATTCAATATCAACCTGAAAGACGATAAGACTTACCCGTATATCGTCATCAAACACGAATCCTACCCCCGTGTATTCCTGACCCGTAATGTGATCAAAGACGGCTCTGAATACCTGGGTCCATTCACTTCCGTAGGCCGCGTACGCGAACTGCTGGAAGTGATCAGATATAACATTCCCCTGCGTACCTGCAACCTGAATCTCTCTCCGCAGAATGTCGCCAAAGGGAAGTATAAAGTCTGCCTGGAATATCACCTGGGCAACTGTAAAGGTCCCTGTGAAGGATTGCAGACGGAAGAAGATTACAGGGAAGGCTTACAGCAGGTCAAAAACATCCTTCGCGGCAATCTCTCACCCGTATTACAGCTGTTCCGCACACAGATGCAGGAACATGCCATGAACATGGAGTTTGAAAAAGCGGAGATCGTCCGTAAGAAGATAGAAAGTCTGCAGGCTTACCAGTCTAAATCCACCATCGTGGGTACCCGGGTCGGTAATGTCGATGTCTTCTCCATCATCAGCGAAGGCAATTACGCGTATGTCAACTACCTGCGCGTATTGAACGGCACCATTGCAGATACGAAGACCGTCACGCTGGAAAAGAAACTGGAAGAAGATGATACAGAAGTACTGACCTATGCCGTCGGTTACCTCCGGGACGCCTTCCAGAGTCTTGCCCGGGAAATCATCGTTCCCCTGGAAATAGAATACCCGGAAGAACACGTCACTATCTCTGTACCCAAAGGCGGAGACAAAAAGAAACTGCTGGAACTCTCTGAAAAGAATGTGAACTATTTCAAGGAGGAGCTGTACAGGAAAAAGATCCTGCACCTGGAAGGCAAAAGCGATATGGAGAAAAAGAAGGTATTGTACCAGTTGCAGGCCGACCTCGAACTCCAGGAATTACCATTGCACATCGAATGTTTCGATAACTCCAACTTCCAGGGTGCTTACCCGGTTTCTGCCTGCGTGGTGTTCAAGGACGGTGTTGCCTCCAAAAAGGACTACCGCCATTTCAATATCAAAACGGTTCAGGGTATTAACGACTTCGCCTCTATGAAGGAAGTGGTATACCGCCGTTACAGCCGCTTACTGGCCGAACAGCAACCTTTGCCGCAGCTGGTCATCATAGATGGAGGTAAAGGACAGCTGGGATCTGCGATGGAAAGTATCCGGGCGCTGGACCTTATCGGCAGTATGACCGTAGTAGGGCTGGCGAAGAACGAAGAAGAGATCTTCTTTCCGGGAGATAAAGACAGTATCAAACTGCCTTACGACAGTGAAAGTCTGAAGCTGATCCGTCGTGTGCGTGATGAAGTGCACCGTTTCGGCATCACTTTCCATCGTCAGAAACGCAGTAAAGGCACTTTTAAGAACGAATTAGAGGCTATTAAGGGCATCGGCGAGAATACGGCCACCCAGCTCCTGAAAACCTTCCGTTCGGTAGCTAAAATCAAATTATTATCAGAGGATGACCTTGTAAAGGAAATAGGAGCAGCCAAGGCCCGTCTCGTATACACACATTTCCATCCGGCTACAGGAGAAACAGGCCCTGTTACAGATGCAGATAGTAATAACTGATATTATGCCTTTGCCCGCAGTGCCTGGGCCATGTGCCGCTGTTCATGTGCGATCACGAAGCGGAAAGTATCACCCAGTGAAAATTTCAGCCAGCTACCCAATGTAGTGCCTATCTTTATCTGTTGCAGGTTCACCAGCCTGGCGCGGTCCAGCAGGGCGTTTATCTTTTCCTGCCATTCAATAAACTCATGCACCACTTTCCCGGCATCCAGGTCCGCCAGCGGCCGGTAAGCCTTCGGCGCCTGCATCTTCATACCGGCTTGACCATCCGCTTTTGGCAACATCATATTCGTAAAATAATTACCCAGCCAACCGCTTTTAAAAACAGGCGATGGGTTGGGAGGGAGGCTGCCGGACAGTTTTCCCTGAATAGCGTTTTCTATGGCCGGTACGTAAAAACGGGCATATGCATTGAGGTGGTCCAGGCATTGAGCAACACTCCATTTTCCCGGAGCTGGTTGCCTTAACAGGATTTCATCAGAGATGTTAAGGAATTGGTGGCGGGCAATCTGTAATAGTGCTTCCACCTGGCGGTGCAGCTGGTCAAGCAGTACGGGGGTTTCAAATTTCAGGGACATAATCGTGGCGATTGTTTACGGAGCAAAGGTAGGCAGGGGCGGGCAGGGGAGAAATGAGATAAGTCATGTAAAAGAAAAAGGATCCGCCGTATGGCAGACCCTTTTTCAGTTTTTTATATCCTGCGAGCAGATTAATACTGCCACATATCTTGTTCTTTGTTAAAGATTTTATCCTTGATCGCCTGACCTTCCAGGAGACGCATGGTACCATCTTTAATGTATTCTTTGATCTCGCGGTTATAAGTATTGTTTTCCTTGATAATGAAGCTGGAGAAGAAGCGCATTTCGAAAAGGTCTTCCCAGCTCATTGTAGCCGCATCGTTATTCTGGTTGTAAACATCAAATTTAGCCAGTACAGGACGCAGATCAGGATAGTATACCCAGAACAGCGGGATAGCAGCACGGAAGGAACCGTCTTCGTTCATACGGGATACCATCGGAGCGATACCCAGAATACGAACTTTCAGTGCAGAGGCTTCTTTATCGAATACCCAGATTTCTTTGATCTTGTACTGAACAACAGTACGTGGGTCAAATTCATCACGGGTAGTGACCATTTTCTCCTCACCGGTTACAGGGTCGATACTACGTACGGTTTTCTCTTCACCACTCAGTTTGTTCTGAACTTCGGAGAAAGGAATAACGGTAGTGAACCTGTCATCGATAGGGCTGAAAGCCTGCACTTCGCCGGACTTAACCGCGTTGAGCAGAATGTTTATGAACAGCTGGTTAGTACCGGATTCATCCTCAACATTGTACTGGAAAGGAAGGTTCATCTTTTCACGGGTGTCGATCACCTGCCATATTTTCTTTTCCCAGAACTCATCGTCTGAGCGGATATGGTCGTATGGAATAGGCACACGGTCTTTGATAAAGTTCTTTTCAGAAATGCCATCCGTACGCAGGGATTTGCGTGGAGTATCTACAACAGGCACACCAACACCATCTTGGCGGAGGGAGGCTGGTTCAGCACCTTGCGGTTGCTGAGGAGGTGCAGATACTGCATTGCCGGTAGCGGGATTGACAACAGAACCATCAGCAGGTGTTGTATTCTCAGTTGGGGTAGACTCGGTACGACGTGTCGTACGACGGCGACCACCGCCCTGAGCGTTTGCCTCAGTTGCCAGGAATACCAGCAACAAAGCGCACAAACCGATTCTGTTAAGGATGACTGCTCGCATAGAAAAATAATATTAGTTAATCTTGAAATTGACGTTACTCATATCTCTCACTCTTCCATCCGGACCTTTTACGCGGATGTTGTCGAAGTATACGATATCGCCAGCTCTCAGGGAGCGGATAACAGGCATTACGCTGTTAGGGAAGTATGCAGAGTTAGCTTCGCCTTCTGCATAGTCTTTACCTTTTGCGTCGATACCAATACGATAGCTTACAACTTCATATCTAACACCGTCGAAGAGGAAGTCTTCCAGGTCAGCACGGAGACCGCCCTGTACTTTGAACTCAGCAGCCTTCATGAAAGGGCCTTTGCTCATACCAACCTTCAGAACCGGGTCAGGAATGTATTTGATACGGAATTCTTTAGAACCAAGTGTTTTTACTTTACCATCGATATCGCCGTTAACAGTAATCATCGCAGTACCTGGTTTGGTAACTGTTACAGAGTACTTACCAGCAGCGGTTTTCGCCATAGTACCGTTGTTGATACCAGCAGATACTTTTTCAGCTGGAACCCCACCGGCAGAGATCGAGATCGGGTTTTGCAGACCGATGTACAGTACGTTCATCTTGTCAGCAGAGATAGAGGTAGTAGAAGCACCAACACTATATGTTTCAGAGAAAGGCATGTTAATTACCTGACCACTTGGATCAGTCATTTTCACAGCACCGGAGATTGTTTTTTCACCGATACCGGAAACTACCATTGAATATTCGCCTAAACCTTCTTTCGCAGTTACGCCGGAACCGTTTACAACGATCTCAGGATTTACAGTAGAACTGTACGCACCTACAGCGATTGCAGCTGTCAGTGTTTGTCCTTCCATCAGGTTTTTTGAGTTCAGGGAAACGAAAGGTCTGATTTTGTCGAAATGGAAATCTCTCTTACCGATCTGAGCATACAGGTCATCAATGATCAGGGCTTCTGAGTTCTTGATGTCGTTCTGGAATTTACTCAGGATAGTTACTGCAGCGATGGTTGGCACCATGTTAAAGTGGTAGGAAGTCCAGTCTTTTGCAGGACCATGGCTACCATGGGATTTGCCAATTTCAATGTGCAGTGGCAGAGATTTTTCGAATTTCGCCTTGTCTTTCGCATCAACGAAAGTCAGGAGGTTTGCGCGTAAATCAGTCAGCTTCTTTTCCAGTAAAGGACCCTGTTTCTGATTCTCCATCACACGGGTTGGAGCATCCAGGTTATCTTTACTTTTCAATTCGCCATGTTCATCTAGACCACCGCTTTCTCTTACGATTCTTTCTTTCAGAGAGTCCAGGAAGGTATACATCTCAGCAGATGCAGTACGTACCTGTTCAGCTTTCTGTTTGAAAGGACCTGTTTTAGCAGCGTCCTCGCTCATTTTCTGTTCGAACGCAGCGTAAGTATCGTTGTTCTTATCTGTGATCGACTTATTCGAAGTATTGATAGAGTTGTTTACTATATTAAATGCGTTCAATATCTCAGCAGAGACGTTCAATGCCAGCATGGCCGTTAAGACCAAGTACATGATATTGATCATCTTCTGCCTGGGATCTTTAGGTAGTGCCATAGTTTGTTCTCAGGTTTGAATGATTGTCTGTTGTTAATTCAAAAACTATTAGCGATACCTTATCTCGCACTCTGCATAGCGCTGAGCATGTTACCGTATACGGTGTTCAGGCTGGTCAGGTTGTGAGCCAGTTTAGAGATCTGATCCTGAGTTTTACGAGCATCGTCCACGCTGCTGGTCATTGCCTGAGAAACATTCAGCAGATTGCTATAGAAGTTGTTCATAGCTTTCAGGTGATTGTTAGTGTCCTGCAGTTCCAGTTCATAGATAGCATTCAGGGAAGCCAGGTTTTTGGTCATGCCCTGCATTTGCTCATGGAAGCTTCTTGTAGACTCGGAAGCACTGTTGAAAGAAGATACAGCTGAAGCAGCAGTAGTGTAAGCGTGCGCTACGCTACCAATTGCAGTAGCAGCTTCTCTTGTTTTTTGTGTGTAATCACCTGTAGCGGCAACTACATCACTGATATCCCGCATTTTATCTACTGTGGAACCTAATTTCTGGAAGTTCTCGCTCAGACGCTGTAAGCTTACCGGAGTGATGTCAGCTTCTTCGAGCATTTTATCCAGACCAGCCAGAGCAGGGCTACCACCAGCTACAACTGCTACCTGAGTAGGAGCTGCATCGTGACCACCGCTATCCGGTACGAATGCATAAACGAAGAAGATCAGCGCTTCTGTGCTCAAACCAACGATCAGGGCGATATCAGCGCCTGGCCAGTGTTGAAGTTTAAAAAGCGCACCGATAATTACTACAGATGCCGCGACACAAACAAAGAAATTAAGCCATTTCGATGTAGTAGGATTCATAGCCATAGGTCAAAATTTACTGGTTAAAGTGTTAAAGGTTAAATTGTTGTTATGGAATAGTTGTTGCTCAACGATGATTTGCGGTTTCCCAATGTACTTCATACGGTTTCTCATATCAACTTGTTTTAGTTTGATTTTCACACACATGCCCGTCCCAAAGGCATACAGGTTTGTTCCTGTCTCTTCGATACTGCCTGTTCTCATACTCATCTATCCGTAATGCTGTTACTATAATTGTTACCTGTGACCAAAATCGTTTTTAGAACGGCTCAGGAAGGCGATTGTACATCTGAATCCAATGTAGGATTTAGCACTATCCTGATACTCGTAAGAACGTGTACCTGTCTGGAGGAAATATCCGATATCTTTCCAGGAACCACCTCTTACCGCTTTACGTTTCATTTTCGGAACTGCATTGTCCGGAACGTCCATACGCAGATAAGGGTTCATATCAGACGTAAAGGAATATGCGTTCTCATAGTAAATATCCTGTGTCCACTCAGCTACGTTACCTGACATGTTATATAAACCGTAGTCATTTGGCCAGTAAGCATCCGCTCTTACAGTGTAGAAACCACCGTCTTCAGGATAGTTACCACGACCTGGTTTAAAGTTAGCCAGCAAGCAACCTTTCTTGTTACGAATGTAGTAACCACCCCATGGGTAAGGCGTTTGCTCTCTACCACCACGTGCAGCGTACTCCCATTGCGCTTCTGAAGGCAACTGGAATTTATCTTCTGTAAATAATTTCTTAGAAATACGGTAGTCTTCCCAGAACTTACTGCGCCATTCAGCGAAAGCGTTTGCCTGGTGCCAGGTCACGCCCACAACCGGATAGTTATCAAACGCAGGGTGCCAGAAGTACATCCTCGTCATCGGCTCATTGTAAGCATAAGAGAAGTCACGGATCCAGCACAATGTGTCAGGATAGATCGCAACATCCTTCTTTACGATGAACTTAGCACGGGATACATTCGCGTTTTCACGCTTCTTAGCCTGTTCCCAGTTGAACGTCTCCGCATGGTAAACCAGCTTACGTACGTCAAACTCCTTACGACCATACAGACGGTCTTCAGGTGCATATGTCATACTTTCCAGCTGATCCATAGTAGACTTGTCCCGGTAGTTGATTTTCTTCTTCCAGTCGATATAATCCTCACCACCATCATTCTTCACATGCCCTAACATTACGTGGGCAATGGAGTCAGTAACCCACTGTACAAACTGCCTGTACTCGTTATTTGTGATCTCCGTAGCATCCATGTAGAAACCGGAGATTGAAATAGACTTGTTACGGGCGGTGTACGCGTAGTTCAAATCTTCATCGCTCGGGCCCATGTGAAAAGTACCAGACGGTACATACACCATTCCATAGGGTACGGGCGGGAAATACTTAGGTCTAGGACTTACGCCGATTAGCTGTCCTTGCGCGTTTTTGGGGGTCTTACTACCACCACAGCTGGCGAGCAGACTAACCAGCAATACTGCTGCTAACAGACCACTTGAAAAATTAAGCTTCATAAGGGTAGCTTTCATTGAAAATCATTTATTTCGTAGGCGACGCAGTGCACATTGGCCATAATGCTACTGAGGATGTCGCTAAGTTCTGAAACATGGCCTTTAGTCTCGCCGATCTCTCCGGTCGGACCGTTTACCAACGAGCCCCTCACACTTAATGACCCTAAAGTTGTTAAGGGCAACTTCAGAAATTTCGCGGTTGTTATACTTGTTGGTTTCAATTTTTTGAATTCATTCCCGTTGGAAACACATTATCTCTTCAAAGTCAGCACTTACCCTTCTGATAGTCTATCCCACACTATTAAGCAAGATAACAAATGTAACGATTAATTTTAATCCGTAGTTAGTTTTTACCCAACTTTTTCATGCCCGATCAGGGACGTGTGACAATTAAAATAAACGTACTTTTTAACATTTTATTATATCTTCTCAAAATCATTTTTCCGTGTGCTTTTTACACAGATATGGTCATGCAAGATACATAAATATTATTTTAAATTAATTATTTCCTCTATATAATTAACTGGCTTAATACAATGATAATGCTCACAGACGTATATAAGTGTTTCTCCTGGCCGTTCCCGCTGTTCAAGTAGTGGCAGACCGGGTTGATCGGTTGCTGCTCCCAACATTACTTTAAACGGAATATAATGCCTGTTAGTATCCCTCATCCTGGATTTATATTCGGCCCCCACAACCGCTATCTCCCGCACCCCGATCACCTGCTGCAATAACACGCCAGCCCATACCCCAAATGAAGTGGAATACCTGACCGCCGTCTGTGACTGCCCCGCCAGCATATGAATGCCACGGTTAGACCAGTCCTTCCTGTCATAAACAACTGATAGATAAAGCAGGTTAGCCGCCATTACAGCGTTGCCACTAGGCGTGGCGCCATCATATACTTCCTTCTTACGTACGATAACATCCGTCTGTCCGGCTTCCGTATAGTAAAAATAAATGCCCCCTTCGTCCGAAAAATTATTCACTACATACTCCGTCAGTTCTTTCGCCTTACTCAGCCACTCCGGTTCTCCACTCACTTCCTGTAAAGCAATTAAAGCGCGTACCATCCATGCATAGTCATCCAGAAATGCCGGATATTTTGCTACGCCGCCCTTAAATGTATGAAAAAAAGACTGTTTATCAGTGTTTTGTAAGTGCTCCAGGCAAAATTTCATCGCATTTACACCCATCTCCCGGTACCGCTCTATGCCCAACGCCGCATACGCCTTACAACAGGCATGTATCATCAGCGCATTCCAGCCCAGAATAATTTTGTCATCCAGTCCCGGACGGATCCTTTTTGCCCTTACCGCCATCAGCTTTTCCCGGCTGATAGCCAGACTACGCTCCAGCGCCTCTTCAGTGAT contains the following coding sequences:
- the gldM gene encoding gliding motility protein GldM, whose translation is MALPKDPRQKMINIMYLVLTAMLALNVSAEILNAFNIVNNSINTSNKSITDKNNDTYAAFEQKMSEDAAKTGPFKQKAEQVRTASAEMYTFLDSLKERIVRESGGLDEHGELKSKDNLDAPTRVMENQKQGPLLEKKLTDLRANLLTFVDAKDKAKFEKSLPLHIEIGKSHGSHGPAKDWTSYHFNMVPTIAAVTILSKFQNDIKNSEALIIDDLYAQIGKRDFHFDKIRPFVSLNSKNLMEGQTLTAAIAVGAYSSTVNPEIVVNGSGVTAKEGLGEYSMVVSGIGEKTISGAVKMTDPSGQVINMPFSETYSVGASTTSISADKMNVLYIGLQNPISISAGGVPAEKVSAGINNGTMAKTAAGKYSVTVTKPGTAMITVNGDIDGKVKTLGSKEFRIKYIPDPVLKVGMSKGPFMKAAEFKVQGGLRADLEDFLFDGVRYEVVSYRIGIDAKGKDYAEGEANSAYFPNSVMPVIRSLRAGDIVYFDNIRVKGPDGRVRDMSNVNFKIN
- a CDS encoding SUMF1/EgtB/PvdO family nonheme iron enzyme translates to MKATLMKLNFSSGLLAAVLLVSLLASCGGSKTPKNAQGQLIGVSPRPKYFPPVPYGMVYVPSGTFHMGPSDEDLNYAYTARNKSISISGFYMDATEITNNEYRQFVQWVTDSIAHVMLGHVKNDGGEDYIDWKKKINYRDKSTMDQLESMTYAPEDRLYGRKEFDVRKLVYHAETFNWEQAKKRENANVSRAKFIVKKDVAIYPDTLCWIRDFSYAYNEPMTRMYFWHPAFDNYPVVGVTWHQANAFAEWRSKFWEDYRISKKLFTEDKFQLPSEAQWEYAARGGREQTPYPWGGYYIRNKKGCLLANFKPGRGNYPEDGGFYTVRADAYWPNDYGLYNMSGNVAEWTQDIYYENAYSFTSDMNPYLRMDVPDNAVPKMKRKAVRGGSWKDIGYFLQTGTRSYEYQDSAKSYIGFRCTIAFLSRSKNDFGHR
- the gpmI gene encoding 2,3-bisphosphoglycerate-independent phosphoglycerate mutase produces the protein MEKKRAILIIMDGWGQGQVPAADAIAHSKTPFVSSLYAKYPHSTLITCGEDVGLPEGQMGNSEVGHLNLGAGRIVYQELQRINVAARTGELAGNKVLQDTFSYAKDNDKALHLIGLVSDGGVHSHINHLKALTQIAKDKGLTKVYIHAFTDGRDTDPKGGLNYMEDLVAHLKTTVGEVASITGRYYAMDRDKRWERVKLAYDAMVHGTGTPTQDVVNAIRASYADGVTDEFIKPIIATDSQLNPIATITEGDAVLCFNFRTDRCREITQVLTQQAFPDFGMNPLALHYTTMTEYDKTYKGVHVIFENDNLQNTLGEVLEANNRSQIRIAETEKYPHVSFFFSGGREKEFQGERRLIVASPKVATYDLQPEMSAYEVTSTIVPEIESKSADFICLNFANADMVGHTGIWEAAIKAVETVDTCVEKVVTAALKNNYTVFLTADHGNADFMINNDGTPNTAHTTNLVPYFIISNDFKGAVKPGKLGDVAPTILTLMDLSIPKEMTGNILI
- the gldL gene encoding gliding motility protein GldL, encoding MAMNPTTSKWLNFFVCVAASVVIIGALFKLQHWPGADIALIVGLSTEALIFFVYAFVPDSGGHDAAPTQVAVVAGGSPALAGLDKMLEEADITPVSLQRLSENFQKLGSTVDKMRDISDVVAATGDYTQKTREAATAIGSVAHAYTTAASAVSSFNSASESTRSFHEQMQGMTKNLASLNAIYELELQDTNNHLKAMNNFYSNLLNVSQAMTSSVDDARKTQDQISKLAHNLTSLNTVYGNMLSAMQSAR
- a CDS encoding DinB family protein, with the translated sequence MSLKFETPVLLDQLHRQVEALLQIARHQFLNISDEILLRQPAPGKWSVAQCLDHLNAYARFYVPAIENAIQGKLSGSLPPNPSPVFKSGWLGNYFTNMMLPKADGQAGMKMQAPKAYRPLADLDAGKVVHEFIEWQEKINALLDRARLVNLQQIKIGTTLGSWLKFSLGDTFRFVIAHEQRHMAQALRAKA
- the uvrC gene encoding excinuclease ABC subunit UvrC produces the protein MTAAEFQQISHTIPLQPGIYKYYSEAGELLYVGKAKSLRKRVSSYFVKNHDNYKTRKLVENIHHIEFTIVGSEQDAFLLENSLIKQFQPKFNINLKDDKTYPYIVIKHESYPRVFLTRNVIKDGSEYLGPFTSVGRVRELLEVIRYNIPLRTCNLNLSPQNVAKGKYKVCLEYHLGNCKGPCEGLQTEEDYREGLQQVKNILRGNLSPVLQLFRTQMQEHAMNMEFEKAEIVRKKIESLQAYQSKSTIVGTRVGNVDVFSIISEGNYAYVNYLRVLNGTIADTKTVTLEKKLEEDDTEVLTYAVGYLRDAFQSLAREIIVPLEIEYPEEHVTISVPKGGDKKKLLELSEKNVNYFKEELYRKKILHLEGKSDMEKKKVLYQLQADLELQELPLHIECFDNSNFQGAYPVSACVVFKDGVASKKDYRHFNIKTVQGINDFASMKEVVYRRYSRLLAEQQPLPQLVIIDGGKGQLGSAMESIRALDLIGSMTVVGLAKNEEEIFFPGDKDSIKLPYDSESLKLIRRVRDEVHRFGITFHRQKRSKGTFKNELEAIKGIGENTATQLLKTFRSVAKIKLLSEDDLVKEIGAAKARLVYTHFHPATGETGPVTDADSNN
- the gldN gene encoding gliding motility protein GldN → MRAVILNRIGLCALLLVFLATEANAQGGGRRRTTRRTESTPTENTTPADGSVVNPATGNAVSAPPQQPQGAEPASLRQDGVGVPVVDTPRKSLRTDGISEKNFIKDRVPIPYDHIRSDDEFWEKKIWQVIDTREKMNLPFQYNVEDESGTNQLFINILLNAVKSGEVQAFSPIDDRFTTVIPFSEVQNKLSGEEKTVRSIDPVTGEEKMVTTRDEFDPRTVVQYKIKEIWVFDKEASALKVRILGIAPMVSRMNEDGSFRAAIPLFWVYYPDLRPVLAKFDVYNQNNDAATMSWEDLFEMRFFSSFIIKENNTYNREIKEYIKDGTMRLLEGQAIKDKIFNKEQDMWQY